One segment of Hippopotamus amphibius kiboko isolate mHipAmp2 chromosome 2, mHipAmp2.hap2, whole genome shotgun sequence DNA contains the following:
- the ARID3C gene encoding AT-rich interactive domain-containing protein 3C isoform X1: MEALQRQQAARLAQGVGPLAPPGPPPPPPRRSFPGSRAVQAPEGGVGEVGAEEEEDAQEDDEGEEAGAEDQAAEESRPGTQSTSSPSSQPPGPHPHEWTYEEQFKQLYELDADPKRKEFLDDLFSFMQKRGTPVNRVPIMAKQVLDLYALFRLVTAKGGLVEVINRKVWREVTRGLSLPTTITSAAFTLRTQYMKYLYPYECETRALSSPGELQAAIDSNRREGRRQAYTTGSLFGVAAQPARGTPGPASGGGPAPPAPTPTPAPTPTPGPRSAQGSASGLPAHACAQLSPSPIKKEESGIPTPRLSLPVGLAFGPPREKMAPEEPPEKRAVLMGPLDPPRHGAPPGFLPRGKVPLRGVLFARRQPMPASQGLTNPAPPPRTGPPSSTSL, translated from the exons ATGGAGGCCCTGCAGAGACAGCAGGCAGCCCGACTGGCCCAGGGGGTGGGGCCATTGGCCCCTCCaggcccaccaccaccaccaccacgacgTTCCTTTCCTGGATCCCGGGCCGTGCAGGCCcctgagggaggggtgggggaggttggagctgaggaagaggaggatgccCAAGAGGATGACgaaggagaggaagctggggcagAAGACCAGGCAGCGGAGGAGAGCCGTCCAGGGACCCAGAGCACCAGCTCACCCTCCAGCCAGCCCCCTGGACCTCATCCCCATGAGTGGACCTACGAGGAGCAGTTCAAGCAG CTGTACGAGCTCGATGCAGACCCCAAGAGGAAAGAATTTCTGGATGACCTGTTTAGCTTCATGCAGAAAAGGG GGACGCCAGTGAACCGTGTGCCCATCATGGCGAAGCAGGTGCTGGACCTGTACGCGCTGTTTCGCCTGGTGACGGCCAAGGGCGGGCTGGTGGAAGTGATCAACCGCAAGGTGTGGCGAGAGGTCACGCGCGGCCTCAGCTTGCCCACCACCATCACGTCGGCCGCCTTCACTCTACGCACCCA GTATATGAAGTATCTGTACCCTTACGAGTGCGAGACGCGGGCGCTCAGCTCCCCGGGGGAGCTCCAAGCCGCCATCGACAGCAACCGGCGCGAGGGCCGTCGTCAGGCTTACACCACCGGCTCGCTCTTCGGCGTGGCTGCGCAGCCCGCTCGCGGCACCCCTGGCCCCGCCTCGGGTGGCGGCCCCGCCCCACCCGCGCCCACGCCCACGCCCGCGCCCACGCCCACGCCTGGCCCCAGGTCTGCTCAGGGCTCCGCCTCCGGCCTGCCGGCACACGCCTGCGCGCAGCTGAGCCCGAGCCCCATTAAAAAAG AGGAGAGTGGAATTCCAACCCCTCGGCTGTCACTGCCTGTGGGCCTGGCCTTTGGACCTCCACGTGAGAAGATGGCACcagaggagcccccagagaagAGGGCCGTGCTGATGGGGCCCCTGGACCCACCTCGACACGGCGCACCCCCTGGTTTCCTGCCCCGTGGCAAGGTTCCCctgaggg GCGTCCTCTTTGCTCGTCGCCAGCCCATGCCAGCTTCCCAGGGGCTAACCaaccctgcacccccaccccgaACAGGGCCCCCTTCCAGCACCTCACTCTGA
- the ARID3C gene encoding AT-rich interactive domain-containing protein 3C isoform X2 codes for MEALQRQQAARLAQGVGPLAPPGPPPPPPRRSFPGSRAVQAPEGGVGEVGAEEEEDAQEDDEGEEAGAEDQAAEESRPGTQSTSSPSSQPPGPHPHEWTYEEQFKQLYELDADPKRKEFLDDLFSFMQKRGTPVNRVPIMAKQVLDLYALFRLVTAKGGLVEVINRKVWREVTRGLSLPTTITSAAFTLRTQYMKYLYPYECETRALSSPGELQAAIDSNRREGRRQAYTTGSLFGVAAQPARGTPGPASGGGPAPPAPTPTPAPTPTPGPRSAQGSASGLPAHACAQLSPSPIKKEERLDGPLNLAGSGISSINMALEINGVVYTGVLFARRQPMPASQGLTNPAPPPRTGPPSSTSL; via the exons ATGGAGGCCCTGCAGAGACAGCAGGCAGCCCGACTGGCCCAGGGGGTGGGGCCATTGGCCCCTCCaggcccaccaccaccaccaccacgacgTTCCTTTCCTGGATCCCGGGCCGTGCAGGCCcctgagggaggggtgggggaggttggagctgaggaagaggaggatgccCAAGAGGATGACgaaggagaggaagctggggcagAAGACCAGGCAGCGGAGGAGAGCCGTCCAGGGACCCAGAGCACCAGCTCACCCTCCAGCCAGCCCCCTGGACCTCATCCCCATGAGTGGACCTACGAGGAGCAGTTCAAGCAG CTGTACGAGCTCGATGCAGACCCCAAGAGGAAAGAATTTCTGGATGACCTGTTTAGCTTCATGCAGAAAAGGG GGACGCCAGTGAACCGTGTGCCCATCATGGCGAAGCAGGTGCTGGACCTGTACGCGCTGTTTCGCCTGGTGACGGCCAAGGGCGGGCTGGTGGAAGTGATCAACCGCAAGGTGTGGCGAGAGGTCACGCGCGGCCTCAGCTTGCCCACCACCATCACGTCGGCCGCCTTCACTCTACGCACCCA GTATATGAAGTATCTGTACCCTTACGAGTGCGAGACGCGGGCGCTCAGCTCCCCGGGGGAGCTCCAAGCCGCCATCGACAGCAACCGGCGCGAGGGCCGTCGTCAGGCTTACACCACCGGCTCGCTCTTCGGCGTGGCTGCGCAGCCCGCTCGCGGCACCCCTGGCCCCGCCTCGGGTGGCGGCCCCGCCCCACCCGCGCCCACGCCCACGCCCGCGCCCACGCCCACGCCTGGCCCCAGGTCTGCTCAGGGCTCCGCCTCCGGCCTGCCGGCACACGCCTGCGCGCAGCTGAGCCCGAGCCCCATTAAAAAAG AAGAGCGGCTGGATGGGCCTCTCAATCTGGCAGGCAGTGGTATCAGCAGTATCAACATGGCCCTAGAGATCAACGGGGTGGTCTACACTG GCGTCCTCTTTGCTCGTCGCCAGCCCATGCCAGCTTCCCAGGGGCTAACCaaccctgcacccccaccccgaACAGGGCCCCCTTCCAGCACCTCACTCTGA
- the DCTN3 gene encoding dynactin subunit 3 isoform X2 encodes MAAVTDVQRLQARVEELERWVYGPGGSRGSRKVADGLVKVQVALGNIASKRERVKILYKKIEDLIKYLDPEYIDRIAIPDATKLQFILAEEQFILSQVALLEQVEALVPMLDSTHIKAIPEHAACLQHLAQIHIQQQDQCVEITEESKALLEEYNKTTMLLSKQFVQWDELLCQLEAAKQVKPAEE; translated from the exons ATGGCGGCTGTGACCGATGTGCAGCGGCTACAGGCCCGTGTGGAGGAGCTGGAGCGCTGGGTGTACGGGCCGGGGGGGTCTCGCGGCTCGCGGAAG GTGGCTGATGGCCTGGTCAAGGTGCAGGTGGCTTTGGGGAATATCGCCAGTAAGAGGGAGAGGGTGAAGATTCTGTACAAAAAGA TTGAAGACCTGATCAAATACCTGGATCCTGAGTACATTGACCGCATTGCCATACCTGATGCCACTAAGCTGCAGTTCATCTTAGCAG AGGAGCAGTTTATCCTCTCCCAGGTGGCACTCCTGGAGCAGGTGGAGGCTTTGGTGCCCATGCTGGACAGCACTCACATCAAAG CCATTCCTGAGCATGCTGCCTGCCTGCAGCACTTGGCCCAGATCCACATCCAGCAGCAG GACCAGTGTGTGGAGATCACTGAGGAGTCCAAGGCTCTCCTGGAGGAATACAACAAGACT ACAATGCTTCTCTCCAAGCAGTTCGTGCAATGGGATGAGCTACTTTGCCAGTTAGAGGCTGCCAAGCAAGTGAAGCCAGCAGAGGAGTGA
- the DCTN3 gene encoding dynactin subunit 3 isoform X1, with the protein MAAVTDVQRLQARVEELERWVYGPGGSRGSRKVADGLVKVQVALGNIASKRERVKILYKKIEDLIKYLDPEYIDRIAIPDATKLQFILAEEQFILSQVALLEQVEALVPMLDSTHIKAIPEHAACLQHLAQIHIQQQDQCVEITEESKALLEEYNKTVSFLLSQSPEECCLQPCPFIPFLVLSLIPSQPARLFPCSPSL; encoded by the exons ATGGCGGCTGTGACCGATGTGCAGCGGCTACAGGCCCGTGTGGAGGAGCTGGAGCGCTGGGTGTACGGGCCGGGGGGGTCTCGCGGCTCGCGGAAG GTGGCTGATGGCCTGGTCAAGGTGCAGGTGGCTTTGGGGAATATCGCCAGTAAGAGGGAGAGGGTGAAGATTCTGTACAAAAAGA TTGAAGACCTGATCAAATACCTGGATCCTGAGTACATTGACCGCATTGCCATACCTGATGCCACTAAGCTGCAGTTCATCTTAGCAG AGGAGCAGTTTATCCTCTCCCAGGTGGCACTCCTGGAGCAGGTGGAGGCTTTGGTGCCCATGCTGGACAGCACTCACATCAAAG CCATTCCTGAGCATGCTGCCTGCCTGCAGCACTTGGCCCAGATCCACATCCAGCAGCAG GACCAGTGTGTGGAGATCACTGAGGAGTCCAAGGCTCTCCTGGAGGAATACAACAAGACTGTATCCTTTCTGCTCAGCCAGTCCCCTGAGGAGTGCTGTCTGCAGCCCTGTCCTTTTATTCCATTTCTAGTTCTGTCTCTCATCCCATCCCAACCAGCCCGTCTATTCCCCTGCTCACCCAGCCTTTAG
- the RPP25L gene encoding ribonuclease P protein subunit p25-like protein: MEHYRKAGSVELPAPSPMPQLPPDTLEMRVRDGSKIRNLLGLALGRLEDGSARHVVFSGSGRAAGKAVSCAEIVKRRVPGLHQLTKLRFLQTEDSWVPTSPDTGLDPLTVRRHVPAVWVLLSRDPLDPNECGYQPPGAPPGLGPTPTSSCGPRPRRRARDTRF, encoded by the coding sequence ATGGAGCACTACCGGAAAGCTGGCTCTGTGGAACTCCCGGCACCTTCCCCGATGCCCCAGCTACCTCCTGATACCTTGGAGATGCGGGTCCGAGATGGCAGCAAAATCCGCAACCTGCTGGGCCTGGCACTGGGGCGGTTGGAGGACGGCAGTGCAAGGCACGTGGTGTTCTCAGGTTCTGGCCGCGCTGCAGGCAAGGCTGTCAGCTGTGCTGAGATTGTCAAACGGCGGGTACCAGGCCTGCACCAGCTTACCAAGCTGCGTTTCCTGCAGACCGAGGACAGCTGGGTGCCAACCTCACCTGACACAGGTCTAGATCCCCTCACAGTACGCCGTCATGTGCCTGCAGTATGGGTCCTGCTCAGCCGAGACCCCCTGGACCCCAATGAGTGTGGGTACCAGCCCCCAGGGGCACCTCCTGGCCTGGGCCCCACACCTACCTCCAGCTGTGGCCCCCGACCCCGAAGAAGGGCTCGAGACACGCGGTTCTGA